The following proteins come from a genomic window of Candidatus Binataceae bacterium:
- a CDS encoding enoyl-CoA hydratase — MATEHLLAERRAGVLYLTLNQPDKLNALSDQMIAGLLEELGRAAHDTEVRCVVVTGAGRGFCSGGDVSRMRARNEAAGGGAEPTVEQRMAQLRRSEEVSLLLHEIPKPTIAAINGAAAGAGLSIALACDIRIAADTARLITAFARVGFSGDFGGTWLMTRLVGPARAKEFYFLADPISAEQALALGLVNRVVAAAALSAETEALAKRLASGPSIAYGYMKANINTALTADLRTLLDREAVGQTLTGRTEDHKEAVKAFLDKREPTFRGR; from the coding sequence ATGGCTACCGAACATCTGCTGGCCGAGCGCCGGGCGGGCGTCCTTTATCTGACCCTCAACCAACCCGACAAGCTCAACGCGCTGAGCGACCAGATGATCGCCGGGCTGCTTGAAGAGCTGGGGCGCGCGGCGCACGACACCGAGGTCCGGTGCGTCGTCGTTACCGGCGCCGGGCGCGGCTTCTGCTCCGGCGGCGACGTGAGCCGGATGCGCGCGCGCAACGAGGCGGCGGGCGGCGGCGCGGAGCCGACCGTCGAGCAGCGCATGGCTCAACTGCGCCGCTCCGAGGAGGTGAGTCTGCTCCTGCACGAGATACCCAAGCCGACGATCGCGGCGATCAACGGCGCGGCTGCGGGCGCCGGGCTCAGCATCGCTCTCGCCTGCGACATCCGCATTGCCGCCGACACGGCGCGCCTGATTACCGCTTTCGCGCGCGTCGGGTTTTCGGGCGACTTCGGCGGGACCTGGCTGATGACCCGGCTGGTCGGCCCGGCGCGCGCCAAGGAGTTCTACTTCCTCGCCGATCCGATAAGCGCCGAGCAGGCGCTCGCGCTGGGCCTGGTAAATCGCGTGGTGGCGGCGGCGGCGCTGAGCGCCGAGACCGAAGCGCTCGCGAAGCGGCTCGCCTCCGGCCCCTCGATCGCTTACGGCTACATGAAGGCCAATATCAACACTGCGCTGACCGCCGACTTGCGCACCCTGCTCGACCGCGAGGCGGTCGGCCAGACGCTCACCGGACGTACCGAGGATCACAAGGAAGCGGTCAAGGCGTTTCTCGACAAGCGCGAGCCGACATTTCGCGGCCGCTAG
- a CDS encoding enoyl-CoA hydratase-related protein, with the protein MDFKDIIYQADNRIARVTLNRPETLNAYTERMVQELIAAVDLARNDDGVRVLVLSGAGRGFCSGGDVSGSPESRSRYHGSPMSHLLEMRENMHQLVLSLHRFDKPTIAAIGGAAVAGGLTLALSCDFRIASDKARLGDTALKFGLLCDEGGAYLFPRFMGLDRALRMTLLSEVYDAKTAHELGLVTEVVPHEQLGARVEELAMRLAAGAPLAVRLAKRMMYKQLQMTLDNALEDAALSVMITNPSEDAREGVRAFLEKRQPNFQGR; encoded by the coding sequence ATGGATTTCAAGGACATCATTTATCAGGCCGACAATCGCATCGCGCGGGTCACCCTCAACCGTCCCGAGACGCTCAACGCCTACACCGAGCGGATGGTGCAGGAGCTCATCGCCGCCGTCGACCTGGCGCGCAACGACGACGGTGTGCGTGTGCTGGTGCTAAGTGGTGCGGGGCGCGGCTTCTGCTCGGGCGGCGACGTGAGCGGCAGCCCCGAGAGCCGCTCGCGCTACCACGGCAGCCCGATGAGCCATCTGCTCGAGATGCGGGAGAACATGCATCAACTCGTGCTCTCGCTCCATCGCTTTGACAAGCCGACAATTGCGGCCATCGGCGGCGCGGCAGTAGCCGGCGGGTTGACGCTCGCACTGAGCTGCGACTTCCGCATCGCCTCCGACAAGGCGCGCCTGGGCGACACGGCCCTGAAGTTCGGGCTGCTGTGCGACGAGGGCGGAGCGTATCTGTTCCCGCGCTTCATGGGGCTCGACCGCGCGCTCAGGATGACCCTGCTCTCCGAGGTTTACGACGCGAAAACCGCACACGAGTTGGGCTTGGTGACCGAGGTCGTGCCGCACGAGCAGCTTGGCGCGCGCGTCGAGGAGCTCGCGATGCGCCTGGCCGCGGGCGCGCCGCTGGCGGTGCGGCTGGCCAAGCGGATGATGTATAAACAGTTGCAGATGACGCTCGACAATGCGCTCGAGGACGCCGCGCTTTCGGTGATGATCACCAATCCATCGGAGGACGCGCGCGAGGGTGTGCGCGCCTTTCTGGAAAAGCGCCAGCCCAACTTCCAGGGGCGCTAG
- a CDS encoding nitronate monooxygenase, which yields MLRTKFCDLFGIELPIMAAGMGTIALADLAAAVSEAGGMGTVALAVLTPEAMHNELAAARKLTRRPLACNVLLPFLRSEVIEAVAAAPVEAVTLFWGKPSEHIPLFKSTGKKVIWQCGSAEEALAARRAGADAIIAQGVEAGGHVRGVVTSLALIPQVRDAIGPDVPLVAAGGFADGRGLAAALALGADGAVFGTRFLASVEAAAHPAYKQRILTARAEDTVHTTLFDIGWPDAPHRVLRTAAYEEWERAGRPPSGQRPGEGTPIGEVKHAGMELPPPVKYTVMPPTEYVEGDLEQFAFYAGMSCALTNEILPAGDIVRRIAAEAREVIAKRLAPLG from the coding sequence ATGCTGAGGACTAAATTCTGTGACCTGTTCGGCATCGAGTTGCCGATCATGGCGGCCGGGATGGGCACGATCGCGCTCGCCGATCTGGCGGCGGCGGTATCGGAGGCCGGCGGGATGGGCACGGTTGCCCTTGCCGTCTTGACGCCGGAAGCGATGCACAACGAACTCGCCGCCGCACGCAAGCTCACTCGCCGCCCGCTCGCCTGCAACGTGTTGCTCCCGTTTCTCCGCTCCGAGGTGATCGAGGCGGTCGCAGCCGCGCCGGTTGAGGCAGTGACGCTGTTCTGGGGCAAGCCCTCGGAGCACATCCCGCTTTTCAAGAGCACCGGCAAGAAGGTCATCTGGCAGTGCGGCTCAGCCGAAGAGGCGCTCGCCGCGCGCCGCGCTGGCGCCGACGCAATTATCGCCCAGGGAGTCGAGGCGGGCGGCCACGTGCGCGGTGTGGTCACTTCGCTCGCGCTGATCCCGCAGGTGCGAGACGCAATCGGCCCCGACGTTCCTCTGGTCGCGGCCGGCGGCTTCGCCGACGGGCGCGGGCTTGCCGCGGCGCTTGCGTTGGGCGCCGACGGCGCGGTGTTCGGCACACGCTTTCTGGCGTCGGTCGAGGCCGCAGCGCATCCTGCCTACAAGCAGCGTATCCTGACCGCGCGCGCCGAGGACACCGTGCATACCACGCTATTCGACATCGGGTGGCCCGACGCGCCCCACCGCGTCCTGCGCACTGCGGCCTATGAAGAATGGGAACGGGCAGGGCGGCCGCCCAGCGGCCAGCGCCCGGGCGAGGGCACGCCGATCGGCGAGGTCAAACATGCGGGAATGGAGCTGCCGCCGCCGGTGAAGTACACGGTGATGCCGCCGACCGAATACGTCGAGGGCGACCTCGAACAGTTCGCGTTCTACGCCGGGATGTCGTGCGCGCTGACCAACGAGATTTTGCCCGCTGGCGACATCGTGCGGCGCATCGCGGCCGAGGCGCGCGAGGTCATCGCCAAACGCCTCGCGCCGCTGGGGTAA
- the thiE gene encoding thiamine phosphate synthase, with protein sequence MKFQSRLYAMIDPAGGHEPVALARILLAAGARVMQLRLKDASSREMLAAARAIVPMCRERGAQLIIDDRADVALLAGADGVHLGQEDLPLAAARRLVGPSMFVGISTHSVEQALAAERGGADYLGFGPMYPGGLRNNVAGKGLAMLREVRAAVRIPIVAIGGITEATMPQVLAAGADACAIITDVVHAPDVPAKVRALLAL encoded by the coding sequence ATGAAATTTCAGTCCCGCCTCTATGCGATGATCGATCCGGCTGGCGGCCATGAGCCCGTCGCCCTCGCGCGCATCCTGCTCGCCGCCGGGGCGCGCGTGATGCAACTGCGGCTGAAAGACGCGTCGAGCCGCGAGATGCTCGCGGCGGCGCGTGCGATCGTCCCCATGTGCCGTGAGCGCGGCGCGCAGCTGATTATCGACGATCGCGCCGACGTCGCGCTCCTCGCCGGAGCCGACGGCGTTCACCTGGGGCAGGAGGATCTTCCGCTGGCGGCTGCACGCCGGCTGGTCGGCCCGTCGATGTTTGTTGGCATCTCGACCCACAGCGTCGAGCAGGCGCTGGCGGCCGAGCGCGGCGGCGCCGACTATCTCGGGTTCGGCCCGATGTATCCCGGCGGGCTCAGAAACAACGTTGCGGGCAAGGGGCTCGCGATGCTGCGCGAGGTCCGGGCGGCGGTTCGTATTCCGATCGTAGCGATCGGTGGCATCACCGAGGCCACGATGCCACAGGTGCTCGCGGCCGGCGCCGACGCCTGCGCGATCATCACCGACGTCGTGCACGCGCCCGACGTCCCGGCCAAGGTCCGCGCCCTGCTCGCACTCTGA
- a CDS encoding sigma-54 dependent transcriptional regulator — MSETENDLAGASNGRPTSDAVRALVADDDPAIRLVLRHRLEAEGWQVEEAADSSAALDALRSGRFKVALLDIIMPGAGGLEVLSAARAEGCPTPIVVITAQTTMNNAVEALKRGAHDYLTKPFDNLDLVAATAARAVETAAQAGNLERLRGAGVRKQAPGEIIGHSPAMQEVYKLIGRMVNNDATVLLIGESGTGKELVARAIHFKSARGRAPFVAVNCSAIPHGLIESELFGHERGAFTGAAERRAGKFELAGAGTLFLDEIGDLPLELQPKLLRVLQEREFARVGGFETQRLQARIIAATNQDLEAAVAARRFREDLYFRLRVIPIHLPPLRERREDIPELTNYFVDKAAREMGARATAVSSAARARLSAYEWPGNVRELENTVLRAALLAPGNTIRAEDIVFARAGAAGAAIAPGAAADDGSFAELIARRVAHYLDRGGGPSDPRGLYQKLVGEIERPLIEQAMRRAQGNQVRAARILGLNRNTLRKKLVDLGIAPRKTFE; from the coding sequence ATGAGTGAAACCGAAAACGACCTCGCCGGCGCGAGCAACGGACGTCCCACCTCCGACGCAGTGCGCGCACTCGTCGCCGATGACGACCCGGCGATCCGCCTGGTCCTGCGCCATCGCCTCGAGGCCGAAGGATGGCAGGTCGAGGAGGCCGCCGACAGCTCCGCCGCGCTCGACGCGCTGCGCAGCGGACGCTTTAAGGTCGCTCTGCTCGACATCATCATGCCCGGCGCCGGCGGGCTCGAAGTGCTTTCGGCCGCGCGCGCCGAAGGCTGCCCGACGCCGATCGTGGTAATCACCGCGCAGACCACGATGAACAACGCGGTCGAGGCGCTCAAGCGCGGCGCGCACGACTACCTGACCAAGCCGTTCGACAACCTCGACCTCGTCGCCGCGACCGCGGCGCGCGCGGTCGAAACCGCGGCCCAGGCCGGCAACCTGGAGCGCCTGCGCGGCGCGGGCGTGCGCAAGCAGGCGCCGGGCGAGATCATCGGCCACAGCCCGGCGATGCAGGAGGTTTACAAGCTCATCGGGCGGATGGTGAACAACGACGCCACCGTGCTCCTGATTGGCGAGAGCGGGACCGGCAAGGAGCTGGTCGCGCGCGCGATCCATTTCAAGTCGGCGCGCGGACGCGCGCCGTTCGTCGCCGTCAACTGCTCGGCGATCCCGCACGGGCTTATCGAGAGCGAGCTCTTCGGCCACGAGCGCGGCGCTTTTACCGGCGCCGCCGAGCGGCGCGCGGGCAAGTTCGAGCTCGCCGGTGCAGGGACGCTCTTCCTCGATGAGATCGGCGACCTTCCGCTCGAGCTCCAGCCCAAGCTGCTGCGCGTGCTCCAGGAGCGCGAGTTCGCCCGCGTCGGCGGCTTCGAAACCCAGCGCCTGCAGGCGCGGATCATCGCGGCGACCAACCAGGACCTCGAAGCCGCCGTCGCCGCGCGCCGCTTCCGCGAAGACCTCTACTTCCGCCTGCGCGTGATTCCGATCCACCTGCCGCCGCTGCGCGAGCGGCGCGAGGACATTCCGGAACTGACGAACTACTTCGTCGACAAGGCGGCGCGCGAGATGGGTGCGCGCGCAACCGCGGTCAGTTCCGCCGCGCGCGCCCGGCTTAGCGCTTACGAATGGCCGGGCAATGTGCGCGAGCTGGAGAACACGGTGCTGCGCGCGGCGCTGCTCGCCCCGGGCAATACGATCCGCGCCGAAGATATCGTCTTCGCCCGCGCCGGCGCGGCGGGTGCCGCCATCGCGCCCGGCGCCGCCGCGGATGACGGCTCGTTTGCCGAGCTTATCGCGCGCCGCGTTGCCCATTACCTCGACCGTGGCGGTGGCCCAAGCGACCCGCGCGGGCTTTACCAGAAGCTGGTCGGCGAGATCGAACGCCCACTGATCGAGCAGGCGATGCGCCGCGCGCAGGGCAACCAGGTGCGCGCGGCGCGCATCCTGGGGCTCAACCGCAATACGCTGCGCAAGAAGCTGGTCGACCTCGGGATCGCCCCGCGCAAGACGTTCGAGTGA
- a CDS encoding ATP-binding protein, with amino-acid sequence MRPLGPSPTPDLWQEIFDSLSDAVVVLGSDLRPLTMNASAETLFDLSRRNIASLEDLIRRNPWLGAMARTCLDNAQEMADANARLELGRRSVAVSAEVSPLLSPSGASRGAVVLLHDLSLHRGAEHALGAGEPDLRLSPAGLAHEVKNPLTGIKGAAELLSARLRADPRGQQYCGVILEGVNRIASLVEQVLAVSAPQRLSFAPVNIHRVLHGALRMAGLHPQPPAGITIEQVFDPSLPEISADAAALERALLNLVCNAAEAIGAHGTIRLSTRMETEFRLSAEGRRRQFLRVEVSDSGPGMAPEEMAQLFTPFFTTKPAGTGLGLVLSQRIIAAHGGKLWAEAGGVIAGRGAAVHGRATRPARGMTFKLTLPVGAREPEPSEAA; translated from the coding sequence ATGCGTCCGCTCGGTCCATCGCCAACTCCCGACCTCTGGCAGGAAATCTTCGACAGTCTGAGCGACGCCGTGGTCGTATTGGGTTCCGACCTCAGGCCGCTGACGATGAACGCTTCGGCTGAGACGCTGTTTGATTTGTCCCGGCGAAACATCGCCTCGCTTGAAGACCTCATCAGACGCAACCCTTGGCTGGGCGCGATGGCCCGCACCTGCCTCGACAACGCTCAGGAGATGGCAGACGCCAACGCCCGTCTCGAGCTGGGCCGGCGCAGTGTCGCGGTCAGCGCCGAGGTCTCGCCCCTTCTTAGCCCCTCCGGCGCTTCGCGCGGCGCGGTAGTGCTCCTGCACGACCTGTCACTCCATCGCGGCGCCGAACATGCGCTGGGCGCCGGCGAGCCGGACCTCCGGCTGTCGCCAGCCGGGCTCGCCCACGAGGTAAAGAACCCGCTGACCGGTATCAAGGGCGCAGCGGAGCTGCTTTCTGCCCGTCTGCGCGCGGATCCGCGAGGGCAGCAGTACTGTGGCGTAATTCTCGAGGGCGTAAACCGTATCGCTTCGCTGGTCGAGCAAGTGCTCGCCGTGAGCGCGCCCCAGCGGTTGAGTTTCGCCCCGGTCAATATCCATCGTGTGCTCCATGGCGCGCTGCGGATGGCCGGCCTCCATCCGCAACCGCCCGCAGGAATCACCATCGAGCAGGTCTTCGACCCGAGCCTGCCCGAAATCAGCGCCGACGCCGCCGCGCTCGAGCGCGCGCTGCTCAACCTCGTGTGCAACGCCGCCGAGGCGATCGGCGCGCACGGCACGATTCGCCTGAGCACGCGGATGGAAACCGAGTTCCGCCTGAGCGCCGAGGGCCGCCGACGCCAGTTTCTGCGCGTCGAGGTAAGCGACAGCGGCCCCGGGATGGCGCCCGAGGAGATGGCCCAGCTCTTCACGCCGTTCTTCACCACCAAACCTGCCGGGACAGGCCTGGGCCTAGTGCTGAGCCAACGCATCATCGCCGCTCATGGCGGCAAGCTATGGGCCGAGGCCGGCGGGGTCATCGCAGGCCGCGGCGCGGCCGTGCACGGCAGGGCCACGCGGCCGGCGCGCGGGATGACCTTCAAGCTGACGCTGCCGGTGGGAGCGCGCGAACCCGAGCCCTCCGAAGCGGCCTAG
- a CDS encoding transglycosylase SLT domain-containing protein: MTGARLTSLALVGVLSVALVGCATGPADDWATNSTDRVSVVALSSAHPAANPTAFAEPSATAGQATLDAATDLAASGLPFIRNQPHRVAPFPLVLNDVVKRYVEAYANHSEGIEGSFRRSRPYLPAMVKVFEERGLPPELVYLSFAESRFKSKGAGPWQLSRATARRYHLIVNRYIDERRDPIKSTRAAAEYLAALHDEAGDWNMALVGWNRGEKALDRYWSLRGVKYGQLTAHLPYNTRSLLNRFMAVAIIAHQPERYGIQPVDYSEPVHFRTLRIKGGTTLAHVARRTGVPVSELRQLNPALLHDRVPASIRSYELRLPLAESADAGSMLRF; the protein is encoded by the coding sequence ATGACGGGAGCCAGACTTACATCGCTGGCGTTGGTGGGTGTTTTGAGCGTCGCCTTGGTCGGGTGCGCCACAGGGCCCGCTGACGATTGGGCGACCAATTCCACCGACCGGGTATCCGTAGTCGCGCTTTCGTCCGCCCATCCCGCCGCCAATCCTACGGCATTCGCTGAGCCTTCGGCTACCGCCGGGCAGGCGACCCTCGACGCAGCTACCGACCTGGCGGCGAGCGGGCTGCCCTTCATCCGCAACCAGCCCCATCGCGTGGCCCCGTTCCCGCTCGTTCTCAATGACGTGGTTAAGCGCTACGTCGAGGCTTACGCCAACCACTCCGAGGGCATCGAGGGTTCCTTCCGCCGCAGCCGGCCCTACCTGCCGGCGATGGTCAAGGTCTTCGAGGAACGCGGGCTGCCGCCCGAACTGGTTTATCTGTCGTTTGCGGAGAGTAGGTTCAAAAGCAAAGGCGCGGGGCCATGGCAGCTCAGCCGTGCGACTGCGCGTCGCTACCATCTGATCGTCAACCGCTACATCGATGAGCGTCGTGATCCGATTAAATCAACCCGCGCTGCCGCTGAATACCTCGCTGCGTTGCATGACGAGGCGGGCGACTGGAACATGGCGCTGGTCGGATGGAACCGCGGCGAGAAGGCGCTCGACCGCTATTGGTCGCTGCGCGGCGTCAAGTACGGCCAACTGACGGCCCATCTGCCCTACAACACCCGCTCGCTGCTCAACCGCTTCATGGCGGTCGCGATCATCGCCCATCAGCCCGAGCGCTACGGCATCCAGCCGGTCGATTATTCCGAGCCCGTGCACTTCCGCACCCTGCGCATCAAAGGCGGGACGACGCTCGCGCATGTGGCGCGGCGTACTGGCGTGCCGGTCAGTGAGCTGCGCCAGCTCAACCCGGCGTTACTGCATGACCGCGTGCCGGCGAGCATCCGCAGCTATGAGCTGCGGCTGCCGCTTGCCGAGAGCGCGGATGCGGGCTCGATGCTGCGCTTCTGA
- the glp gene encoding gephyrin-like molybdotransferase Glp: protein MISADEALQIVLDNIAPLGIERVPILDALGRVLAEEIRSPRDIPGFDNSAMDGYAVRAVDIARASAASPARLRVLGTVAAGAMPPTPVASGTAMRTMTGAPIAAGADAIVPVEQTRADGEWIEILSAAEPRAFVRPRGEDLRAGELVMEPGKMLGAADLGMLASLNRAMIEVWRRPRVAIVTTGDELVDIDQTPTGAQVVNSSAYALAGAVREAGGEPAVLKVARDRPEEIRSRLAEAFAFDAVLSTGGVSVGQFDHVKGALDELGMRQLFHGVAQRPGRPLKFGTVNGRPIFGLPGNPVSTLVCFYLYARPALLRMGGRHDLGLPRVAVRCAADIRTAANLTEFVRVRLRREGGEFSATPTGNQGSGILSSLARADGLLIGPASETTLRAGSQATVLLLAAGVTAENEPFFERRLRQSH, encoded by the coding sequence ATGATCAGCGCCGACGAAGCCCTGCAAATCGTGCTCGACAACATCGCGCCGCTCGGTATCGAGCGCGTTCCCATCCTGGACGCCCTCGGCCGTGTGCTGGCCGAGGAGATCCGTTCGCCGCGCGATATCCCGGGATTCGATAACTCCGCGATGGATGGTTACGCGGTGCGCGCCGTCGATATCGCCCGCGCGAGCGCTGCGAGCCCCGCACGTCTGCGCGTGCTCGGCACGGTTGCCGCCGGCGCCATGCCGCCGACGCCGGTTGCGAGCGGAACCGCGATGCGCACGATGACCGGCGCGCCGATAGCCGCAGGTGCCGACGCGATCGTGCCGGTCGAGCAGACCCGCGCCGACGGCGAATGGATCGAGATTCTGAGCGCCGCCGAGCCGCGTGCGTTCGTTCGCCCCCGTGGTGAAGACCTCCGTGCGGGCGAGCTCGTGATGGAGCCGGGCAAGATGCTCGGCGCAGCCGACCTCGGGATGTTAGCCTCGCTCAACCGGGCGATGATCGAGGTTTGGCGTCGGCCGCGCGTCGCTATCGTCACCACCGGCGACGAGCTCGTCGACATTGACCAAACCCCCACCGGCGCGCAGGTCGTCAACTCCAGCGCCTACGCGCTGGCCGGCGCGGTGCGCGAGGCGGGGGGCGAGCCGGCGGTGCTCAAGGTCGCCCGCGACCGCCCCGAGGAAATCCGCAGCCGGCTCGCGGAGGCCTTCGCCTTCGACGCCGTGCTCTCGACCGGCGGCGTTTCGGTGGGACAGTTCGATCACGTCAAGGGGGCGCTCGACGAACTCGGGATGCGCCAGTTGTTCCACGGCGTCGCGCAGCGACCGGGACGGCCGCTGAAATTCGGGACCGTGAATGGCCGGCCGATCTTCGGCCTGCCCGGAAATCCGGTCTCGACGTTGGTGTGTTTCTATCTCTACGCGCGGCCGGCGCTGCTCAGGATGGGCGGGCGGCACGATTTGGGATTGCCCCGTGTTGCCGTGCGATGCGCCGCCGATATCCGCACGGCGGCCAACCTCACCGAGTTCGTGCGCGTGCGCCTGCGCCGCGAAGGCGGCGAGTTCAGCGCGACGCCCACCGGCAATCAGGGCTCGGGGATTTTAAGCTCGCTCGCGCGCGCCGACGGGCTGCTGATCGGTCCTGCGAGCGAGACGACGCTCAGGGCGGGAAGTCAGGCGACAGTGTTGCTGCTGGCGGCGGGCGTGACGGCCGAGAACGAGCCGTTTTTCGAACGACGCCTGCGCCAAAGCCATTGA